The Oryzias melastigma strain HK-1 linkage group LG20, ASM292280v2, whole genome shotgun sequence genome includes the window ttttctggaccaAAGTTTCTGTTGGAGCTTGTCATTTCTGGACTACTTCCACCTCTCCATCATGTTCACATGTTTTAAGTTACTTGCGACACCAGGGGGCATCTGGAGACCACAAGCCGCTCTTTACGCGCAGCAGGGTTTCACCTGCAAACAAAGCGTGTGCATTTTCCAGTCAAATCTGaatctttatattttgttaaaatataagtGAGCAATTTCTCAAATGTTTGTAGATTCTCGTTCATCCAGGCTGATTCCATCTAAGCTGGAtttggtttatattttattgttgaagATGTTTCTCCAAAAAGCTTTCAGAATTGAAGTCTCTTGGAGAAAAAGTAAAGTATTTCTCAAATGTgaatcagctttattgttctaTATTACGTTTAACATAttgatatttcattaaaaactcaacttatatatttgaaataaagaaTACAACACGTCTGACAGCAGTATTGGGGTTTGGCACAGAGGTGCGCGCGTCTCTttcagttcataacttgaacGTTCCGTCAGAAAGCAGCAAGGTGTTGATGCGCAGGTGGCAGATCTTCTTCACCTCCTCGATACCGCGCGCCCTTTCTACAGCGAGCTCGTTCTGGCAGCGCGCGGACAGCTGCTGCAGGATGGCCGCCTTGTCGTTTATCCGCGCGCAAATGACAAAAGGGAACCCAAAGCGCTTCTTGTACTCCTCGTTCAGGCGCGCCATGCGCGCAGCTTCCGAGGAGCTCAGCGCGTCCATGCCGGCTCCAGCCTGCTCCTCCTGAGACTCTCTGGTCAAAGTGCCGCTTTTGAGATCCCTTCCAGCAAGGTCCGGATGGCATCTGAGGATCCCCTCTTTACCTGGACACATTGTTATCACTCTATTTGACGATGAACTGTGCAAATATGCACATTTGGCAAAAGTGCTGcaggaaaaaagataaaaaagttccaaaaacgttttaaaagtcTCACCTGATTCAGGGAGAGCATCAATGAACTCATTAATAGCTGCTTCAAAAGCTTTTACGCTCACGAAAGGACGCCTGGACCACACAGCAGCAGGAATTATGGGACATTTTTCCACCACGTTTCcgaaaatattaacaaaatctTCATAAGGAAGAAGATTTACAGCAGCTATGTCCATATTTTTGTGTAAAGCCTGTAGTCAGGCGCTCGGACGATTGGATGAACTTTGGACAACAGAGGTAAACGCACTGGTGGACACACAAAACAAGACCCCACGTGTCCAGCTCTGGTTAATGTTTTCTAAGTAAAATCAGCTGTCAGTCATTTGACAATTAAACTATAGGCAGCAGCAATCAGTGAAAGGGGTCTTCTTGGTCCAAAAACGTGGATGTGTTGCTTCCACGTGCGTAAATTGCGCACAAATCATTGGGGCTTTTACATGAGAACATAAACAGTGGTACACAAGTTGGAGTTGCACATGAAAAACACGTTTATTTTCAATATACTAAACATGTTTACATATCAAACCAACATGTATGCGTGGCACATTTCAAGGaaacagtttctttaaaaaaaaaaaaaaaaggaaaatgggaatcgttattttaagtttaacatATCAATATTTCAGATGCAGCTGTCAGATGATGACAAAGTCCAAACTGAATAAATTTGGacattacaataaaaagaaagaagaaaacaaattattggTTGCaactttttagtttgtttaaactttaaggACAAGAAGTGTCAtttaataatgaagaaaaatagttttccaaaaacatttctgtatcaacttaacattttcttctttttattcacaaaaaatgtattcagttccttcttcatttttactttgtcAGTTTCAGAGAACGTCTGCACTCAGTTTTCTgcctgaagtttttcttttatagctGAGACCCAGGTCTTTTAATACAAGTGAtaatttgtcatgttttctttaaCCTTTTCAATCTAAATTGAActgtatgtcatttttagagaGAATCGTTGTTTTTGAGAATCTTTTTTAGATTTCGCTCAAGTTAGTGTTTCTTTTTGGTTCCccagaaaattgagtttttctgtttccagtcatccatctatttcctctcttttgctagcttacagcccctcacaacaccaacctaacattaccagtgcagcaaaaatggcgagcaacattggagcttcTCAGActtacagttttgatccaaataccagctcggacgagaaaaacgaagacgtacatgaatccATTTGTCTGCGTCAGaaaggagcagagcagggagctgcGTCACGctaacaagctttttcaaactgcacttTTGTGTCTGCTCACAACAACTTAAATAAAAGTCTCAAAAATGTACGTtgagcttagttttctttaaatgtgtcctccatcatcaaattttacaagaacatgtgaaaaacaccaaacacacgATTTTATCAGAGTTGGTCCAATAATTCCCCCTAAAGGACAAAGGTCACAAGCAGTTTCATTTTCTTCCTGATGAGATTTGTGAAGGAAACTTATGATAACATGTCAGTTTTAGTCACAGTCAGCACAACTAAATATAAGACAAAAgtcatttgaaatgtttatttatgaaggaaagtgaaacttaaaaaatgtgccTCCCACCTTATCCAGTGTGAAGATATTCAGTTTTGCCTTGATAcaaattttaagtcttttagcaaaaatccctgttttttacattttgcttatCAAGGAAAAGTTTGGGAAGTGGTTAGAGACCCCtgtaatgaaaattgtgttattggtgtttttaacatgtttttatagcatttttctcactatgaaggacatatttaagtttttaacagtgtttctgagtatttctttgttcaaatcctGAAAGAGCAGGAGctgataaaaatgtactttttgagAAAGCTCTTAGTGGTGATGCAACTGAAATAGGTGGGCCAAGGTCTCCGTGCTCCACTCCATTCAGATGGATCCACTTGAatacaaatagattcatgaacgtctttgttttcctcgtccaagcttGCATCTGTCTTAAAACTGAACAGCTTGATAGTactgatattgctcgccgtttttgttcCAATGTTAGTTTAGGGTTCTGAGGGGCTATAAGGTAACGGCAAcactgtaaacaaaggaatgatgggatatcagtggtgGGTTACTTCCACTCCaacaatcccacccacaactcagatgtgaatttctgatgaactcctgccaatctgcagaaaatatgtcttaaaaaacgtcacaggctttttgattttggctaaaaactgcatcatcataactaaaagaccactggcaaagtttttaaaaaatatagactCAAGCTTTTGCAGGTTTTACCACAAGGAAGaccttttgatatattttcatcTCCAAGGAGCTCTTTTTGGTCGTCAAGGGTCTGATTCCTGAAATGTATTCCTGGTTGGTGAGCTCAAAGTTCTTCCTTGATTTCCCGTTGGGCCCAACCGTCTGGATCATCTAAAGCTGGTACTGCCGTTTCTATTGGAACCAAAGAGGATTTGATTTAATGTTCTTTCATGTGTCTGACTGAAAATGTGTCAATGTGTGAAACAAACCTTTCGGAAAAAGTAGAAGAGCCCCATCACTACTATAAAGACTAGAGCCAATGGCACGACAATACCAACTATTAATGGTGTAGAGGGGCTGGAATCAGGATGGAGAAATCCTAAAAGGACAAAcagctttgtttatttctgcCAGCTTTAAAGGGACTTCAAACCTTTATTACCTGCAGATACTTGTGGGGAAGCTGTCGTGTTCAACCCAAACGTTTGGTCACACCAGACCCCAAGAGAGTTTTTCACGCAAAACTTAACATAGAATCCTGCTGCCTCGCTTCCGTTCAATGAGCTCTTTACTTTTTTGACACACAATTCATCAGGGTGTTCTTCATAGCCGTCTGCAACCACCTCCCAGGATAAGTTTGTTTCACAGCTGGATTGACACAAACAAGCAGTTTTAATCACCAATTCTGCAGTGACCTTGGAGACTTCAGAGACAAATACCTGTCATTAGAAGATTTGCAGGATGTCCATGTGAAGTTTACTGGTGTGACACTCTCAACCTCATAAGTAAGGGAATTAGGACCTTGGTCAAGCTTGAATTCTGGTTTGTCTGTAAGAAAATCTGATTACGAAACTgcagcattttaattaaaaataatctaaacaagctctaataatgataaaaatgtacatacCTGCAAAACAAACTGTGATCtcctttgtttccttttttcctgcagcttcaaGAAATAACTTGTAGATTCCTGATGTTTTGagttcacaaaatttcacagtcctgaaaagcatttttatatttgtcagacACTCTCCATGTGCAGTTGCGctcataaattaacattttctagaataaataatatatattctttgcaatttttcatgaaatataaacaactcaaaacttttttcccccactCATTGAAGccacttattttcaaaaaatctgtttactcttttttaatcactttgaCATCAGAAACTACCCTAATTACcctgttcaaaagtttacatatcCTGATAACTTTAACCATCCTCAACTGTCACTCCTTTGCCTGAAATCAATTTGTGTGCACTAAAAGCCTTGGAGTTACTGACCTATAAACATTCCCTTGCATCCTTTGTCCAGTACTGCATTGACATTACTGACAATTTCAAAAGACctatgggaaaaggtaactgatcTGTAGGATATAAGAGGATTTCCAAGGAGCTGAGAATGCCAGcagtgttcaaactttgatcaagaagTGGAAAGTGAGGGATTCTGTTAAAACCAAACTACGGTCACAAAACGTTCTGCCAGAAAAATTGTTAGGGACCcaaagaaaaacccacaaataacTTTAGCTGTGATCCAGGACTCTCTGAAATACGGTGgataaatggaagaaaaatgggCTGTTTGCCAGGTCGCcaaaagaaagcttttttttgtcaaatgccACAAATAACTTGCTTAAAACACACTAAACTGCCAGATAAAAGCCTCCAAACTTCTGAACCAAGGTAATTTGGAGTGATGAGACCAAAATTGAACTTTACGACCACAAACATAAATGTTCCATTTGGAGACGAGTCAGTAAGGCCTATAATGAAAATAACACTGTTCCTACTGTGAAACATGGAGACGGATCACTTATGGTTTCGGGATGTGTGAGCTACAAATTACCAGAAAACGGAAACTTGGACAGAACCTACAGCAAGACGAATGCAGCACTTTATCGGAAGATACTAGAGGAAAACTTTCAGTCTTCAAATCCAAAGGCTGGCCATGGGGCGCACTTGGACATTTCAAAATTCCACCTGCCATTGGTTACAACAGGATAaggtgaaggttctggagtTGGCGTCTCAGTCTTCTGACCTCAATTTTATTGAGCCA containing:
- the urad gene encoding 2-oxo-4-hydroxy-4-carboxy-5-ureidoimidazoline decarboxylase, yielding MDIAAVNLLPYEDFVNIFGNVVEKCPIIPAAVWSRRPFVSVKAFEAAINEFIDALPESGKEGILRCHPDLAGRDLKSGTLTRESQEEQAGAGMDALSSSEAARMARLNEEYKKRFGFPFVICARINDKAAILQQLSARCQNELAVERARGIEEVKKICHLRINTLLLSDGTFKL